From Desulfuromonadales bacterium:
CGAGCAACTGGCCGTCGGCGGGAGGCTGGTCATCCCGGTGGGAACTCTGGGCACCCAGGTGCTCAAAAGGGTCGTTCGTGTCGGGGAGAAGGAGTATGCCGAGGAGGATCTTCTCGACTGCCGCTTCGTGCCCCTGGTCGGCAGGTTCGGCTGGGAGGAGGAGAAGGCCGGATGATGCGGGCGATGCGTCGTCTTTACGACTGGGTACTGCATTGGGCCGAAACGCCTTACGGAGTTCCGGCCCTTTTTCTGCTGGCCTTCGCCGAGTCCTCCTTTTTTCCGATCCCCCCCGATGTTTTGCTGCTGGCCCTGTGCATCGCCATCCCCACCAGGTCTTTCCGTTTTGCGTTGATCTGCTCAATCGGCTCGGTGCTGGGCGGAGTGGCCGGTTACGGTATCGGCCGCGGTTTGTGGGAAGCGG
This genomic window contains:
- a CDS encoding YqaA family protein, whose amino-acid sequence is MMRAMRRLYDWVLHWAETPYGVPALFLLAFAESSFFPIPPDVLLLALCIAIPTRSFRFALICSIGSVLGGVAGYGIGRGLWEAVSGYFYLYVPGFSETAFSRVQHLFAAYDFWTVFTAGFTPIPYKVITIGAGVFHINFPVFVLASVISRSLRFFLVAALIY